One Aphidius gifuensis isolate YNYX2018 linkage group LG3, ASM1490517v1, whole genome shotgun sequence DNA window includes the following coding sequences:
- the LOC122851700 gene encoding MAP kinase-activated protein kinase 2 isoform X1 — MPITRWSLWRKCKRLDVTVEQKDKRKRSTTIVNNSEIKEEDISKIKEERIKIKKMDYPLTNFDVRVPKETQIIDDYEISNHVLGLGINGKVVQCFDRKTREKYALKVLHDCVKARREVELHWRASNCKHIVQVKDVYENTYSGNKCLLVVMECMEGGELFQRIQDRQDSAFTEREAAEIMYEICVAVKHLHDMNIAHRDLKPENLLYSRQDHLGILKLTDFGFAKETHLKDTLQTPCYTPYYVAPEVLGPEKYDKSCDIWSLGVIMYILLCGFPPFYSNHGLAISPGMKKRIRLGQYDFPSPEWTSVSTEARDLIKSMLCTDPAIRLTIHDVMKNKWISKHTEVPPTPLHTGRVLREGEELWPEVQEEMTRSLATMRVDYDTAKLKQLDHTNNPLLNKRRRARELGTAVSFTT; from the exons ATGCCTATCACTAGATGGTCCTTATGGAG GAAGTGTAAAAGACTGGATGTGACTGTTGAACAAAAAGATAAACGTAAACGTTCAACaacaattgtaaataatagtgaaattaaagaagaagatatatcaaaaataaaagaagaaagaattaaaattaaaaaaatggattATCCATTAACAAATTTTGATGTACGTGTACCAAAAGAAAcacaaattattgatgattatgaAATTAGTAATCATGTACTTGGTCTTGGTATAAATGGTAAAGTTGTACAGTGTTTCGACAGAAAAACCAGAGAGAAATATGCATTAAAg gttTTACATGATTGTGTTAAAGCAAGAAGAGAAGTAGAATTGCACTGGAGAGCATCAAATTGTAAACATATTGTACAAGTTAAAGATGTTTATGAAAATACATACAGTGGAAATAAATGTTTACTTGTTGTTATGGAatg tatggAAGGTGGTGAATTATTTCAACGTATACAAGATCGTCAAGATAGTGCATTTACTGAGCGTGAAGCTGCTGAAATAATGTATGAAATTTGTGTTGCTGTAAAACATCTTCATGACATGAATATTGCACACAGAGATCTTAAGccagaaaatttattatactctCGACaag atcATTTGGGTATTTTAAAGCTGACTGATTTTGGATTTGCCAAAGAGACACATTTAAAGGATACATTGCAGACACCTTGTTATACTCCTTACTATGTTG cacCAGAAGTATTGGGTCCAGAAAAATATGACAAAAGTTGTGATATATGGTCACTTGGtgtaataatgtatatattactTTGTGGATTTCCTCCATTTTATAGTAATCATGGTCTTGCAATATCACCAGGAATGAAAAAACGTATACGTCTTGGACAATATGATTTTCCATCACCAGAATGGACAAGTGTTAGTACTGAAGCAcgtgatttaataaaaagtatGCTTTGTACTGATCCAGCAATACGTTTAACAATTCATGatgttatgaaaaataaatggataTCAAAACATACTGAAGTACCACCAACACCATTACACACTGGACGTGTACTTCGTGAAGGTGAAGAATTATGGCCAGAAGTACAAGAAGAAATGACACGTTCATTAGCAACAATGAGAGTTGATTATGATACAGCTAAACTCAAACAACTTGATCATACTAATAATCCACTTTTAAATAAACGTAGACGTGCTAGAGAACTTGGCACTGCTGTTTCATTTACTACATAA
- the LOC122851700 gene encoding MAP kinase-activated protein kinase 2 isoform X2, which produces MDYPLTNFDVRVPKETQIIDDYEISNHVLGLGINGKVVQCFDRKTREKYALKVLHDCVKARREVELHWRASNCKHIVQVKDVYENTYSGNKCLLVVMECMEGGELFQRIQDRQDSAFTEREAAEIMYEICVAVKHLHDMNIAHRDLKPENLLYSRQDHLGILKLTDFGFAKETHLKDTLQTPCYTPYYVAPEVLGPEKYDKSCDIWSLGVIMYILLCGFPPFYSNHGLAISPGMKKRIRLGQYDFPSPEWTSVSTEARDLIKSMLCTDPAIRLTIHDVMKNKWISKHTEVPPTPLHTGRVLREGEELWPEVQEEMTRSLATMRVDYDTAKLKQLDHTNNPLLNKRRRARELGTAVSFTT; this is translated from the exons atggattATCCATTAACAAATTTTGATGTACGTGTACCAAAAGAAAcacaaattattgatgattatgaAATTAGTAATCATGTACTTGGTCTTGGTATAAATGGTAAAGTTGTACAGTGTTTCGACAGAAAAACCAGAGAGAAATATGCATTAAAg gttTTACATGATTGTGTTAAAGCAAGAAGAGAAGTAGAATTGCACTGGAGAGCATCAAATTGTAAACATATTGTACAAGTTAAAGATGTTTATGAAAATACATACAGTGGAAATAAATGTTTACTTGTTGTTATGGAatg tatggAAGGTGGTGAATTATTTCAACGTATACAAGATCGTCAAGATAGTGCATTTACTGAGCGTGAAGCTGCTGAAATAATGTATGAAATTTGTGTTGCTGTAAAACATCTTCATGACATGAATATTGCACACAGAGATCTTAAGccagaaaatttattatactctCGACaag atcATTTGGGTATTTTAAAGCTGACTGATTTTGGATTTGCCAAAGAGACACATTTAAAGGATACATTGCAGACACCTTGTTATACTCCTTACTATGTTG cacCAGAAGTATTGGGTCCAGAAAAATATGACAAAAGTTGTGATATATGGTCACTTGGtgtaataatgtatatattactTTGTGGATTTCCTCCATTTTATAGTAATCATGGTCTTGCAATATCACCAGGAATGAAAAAACGTATACGTCTTGGACAATATGATTTTCCATCACCAGAATGGACAAGTGTTAGTACTGAAGCAcgtgatttaataaaaagtatGCTTTGTACTGATCCAGCAATACGTTTAACAATTCATGatgttatgaaaaataaatggataTCAAAACATACTGAAGTACCACCAACACCATTACACACTGGACGTGTACTTCGTGAAGGTGAAGAATTATGGCCAGAAGTACAAGAAGAAATGACACGTTCATTAGCAACAATGAGAGTTGATTATGATACAGCTAAACTCAAACAACTTGATCATACTAATAATCCACTTTTAAATAAACGTAGACGTGCTAGAGAACTTGGCACTGCTGTTTCATTTACTACATAA